ATTGAGAGCCTGAAAAGGGTGCCTGTAACGGTACTGTTACTTTGTGTCAACAGGTTTCAAAACAGGAAAAAATGCTGGAATTTGGCAATAATTTAAAGTAGTAGCCCAATGCAGAAAAACGGTGCTACTCAGCATCTGCCGCTATGAAAGTTCTAATTCTTGCCTCTAATCCCCGGAAAGATCTGGATCTCGATCGCGAAATTCGTGACTTGAAGCAAGTGATCGAAAAATCTCAAAACCGGGAACAGTTTGAAGTCATTGATGAGCTAGCAGTTCGCGTGAGAGATCTACAGGATCTGCTGTTTCGATATCGTCCTCAAATTGTTCATTTCTGCGGGCACGGCGCAGGCGAACAGGGTCTGGTCTTTGAGGGTGAAGAAGGCGAAGAACAGTGGGTGCAAACGGAAGCCATTTCTGATTTGTTCAGGCTGTTTTCTAACAGTGTTAAATGCGTTTTGCTGAATGCCTGTTATTCCGAAGAACAAGCCAACGCGATCGTTGAACATATCAACTACGTGATTGGGATGCAGCAGGAAATTCGGGATGATGCGGCGATCGCTTTTTCTAAAGGGTTTTATCGTGCCCTCGGCTACAACGCCTCCCTGGAGGAAGCCTACGAATTTGGCTGTAATGCCATCCAGCTTGAGATCGTGGGCAGTTCGCTGATCAAACGGTCAGCACTCCCGGAATCCATGCGTAAAGCAGAAGTGGTGGATGCGATCGCGACGACGGTGATTCCAGAAAATCTGAAGCCGGTATTTCGCCGCAAGCGGGACGTTTTCCGCAACCCCGATCGCAACTGGACGGACGGCAACCTCTCCGAAGCTTCCAAAGAGCAACTGCTGCGAGAGCTAGCGCAGGTACTATCCGGGTTTAACGCTCGCCCCATTTCGTCCCCTGTCTCTGAGGTGCGGCTGACTGCCCCCAATTCCCCCTCGCCATCCCGGACTGTGCGGCAACCCGTCAACCCCAAACGCCTCCGCCGCATTTTGCTGGGCTGTTTAGCGGCTCTTCTGATTCCGGGAATTGGTCTCTATGGCTATCAGCAGTGGCGCTGGAACCAGCCCGAACAGGTGACGCTACGGCAGGCAATGGAGTTGGCAAAGCAGGAAAAATGGCATGAGGCGATCGATATGCTGGATCAAATCCCGATCGGCAGTTCTGTCGCGTTCCAGGTGCGGGGCTACCTCGAAGAGTGGTCAAGGCAACTGCTAAGACGTGCCCAGGGCTTGTACGAAGAGGGCAACGTGGATGAAGCCGTCCGAATCGCGCAGGCAATTCCGCAGGACAGCGCTATCTATGACCAAGTGCAGCAGGACATTGCCGCATGGCAGGAAGATCAGCAGAGGCTAGAAAAAATTCGTACTGACTTGGAAACTGCCTATGACATCAAGGGCGCAGGCGAGCAGCTCAAAACCATTCAAAGTCCCGGACTTCGCACT
This is a stretch of genomic DNA from Leptolyngbya ohadii IS1. It encodes these proteins:
- a CDS encoding CHAT domain-containing protein produces the protein MKVLILASNPRKDLDLDREIRDLKQVIEKSQNREQFEVIDELAVRVRDLQDLLFRYRPQIVHFCGHGAGEQGLVFEGEEGEEQWVQTEAISDLFRLFSNSVKCVLLNACYSEEQANAIVEHINYVIGMQQEIRDDAAIAFSKGFYRALGYNASLEEAYEFGCNAIQLEIVGSSLIKRSALPESMRKAEVVDAIATTVIPENLKPVFRRKRDVFRNPDRNWTDGNLSEASKEQLLRELAQVLSGFNARPISSPVSEVRLTAPNSPSPSRTVRQPVNPKRLRRILLGCLAALLIPGIGLYGYQQWRWNQPEQVTLRQAMELAKQEKWHEAIDMLDQIPIGSSVAFQVRGYLEEWSRQLLRRAQGLYEEGNVDEAVRIAQAIPQDSAIYDQVQQDIAAWQEDQQRLEKIRTDLETAYDIKGAGEQLKTIQSPGLRTQAEKLIQQYSAIVNGDVYGKMQQEMALRDEDQKKLEQIRTILRDAYDLKGANQILTQIQSSEVRREARALIRQYTAIVNGNSRNSSPRRSTEGRTTPSTPLTTPTPTVSPVPTIPDDSGLTPSPLPPSPPPSPTDSPTPLPSPLPPSPPPSTTDNTDLGTVGAEDNTPPVTQQADPPTPTAPAETPQ